The Desulfovibrio legallii genome contains a region encoding:
- a CDS encoding NAD(P)H-hydrate dehydratase encodes MTASALTLLPPLPLPDEVRAWDQGATALGLSGEILMENAARAAFDVLRAAVPRLEGREVWLLMGGGNNGGDAACLARQLLDAGARPLVLHTRPLRSYKGECGRHVRVARAAGVPFRPLRPGGQIWSAAPDLLVDGLLGTGFHGPLRPDMLGLIRAVNDRRAAFVLALDIPSGLDGVTGAPQPEAVRATATVTFAAAKPGLALPQARPWTGKVHVRPIGIPAVVRQAAPCAAYLLDGRCLAPLAALPANGFKNSFGHVLVAGGAPGYGGAAHLAARAALRAGAGLVTATAPEAALADIKNGWAEIMTLALPGPHGCWPETLPPAFAALAARCAALVVGPGLGRSPDAAAFLHALLSLPDRPPTVLDADALALLAAQPELLRLVRKDDALTPHPGEAGLLLGRPAAAVQKDRRAALRDLCALCRGVVALKGAGTLVGQAGAPVLLSPYDVPQLAAGGSGDVLAGCLGGLLAAHPVDAAWAAPLRPTQFTAGQAVALHALAGREAAQIWPLRGNVASATADLLPQALARYAAPQPPTGSALPMDKAAHSAPDAREDALAWPW; translated from the coding sequence ATGACCGCATCCGCTCTGACGCTGCTGCCCCCCCTGCCCCTGCCCGACGAGGTGCGCGCCTGGGATCAGGGCGCGACAGCCCTGGGACTTTCCGGCGAAATCCTGATGGAAAACGCCGCGCGCGCGGCCTTTGACGTGCTGCGCGCCGCTGTGCCGCGCCTGGAGGGCCGGGAGGTCTGGCTGCTCATGGGCGGGGGCAACAACGGCGGCGACGCCGCCTGCCTGGCCCGACAGCTGCTGGACGCCGGGGCCCGCCCCCTGGTGCTGCACACCCGCCCCCTGCGCTCCTATAAGGGCGAGTGCGGGCGGCATGTGCGCGTGGCCCGGGCTGCGGGCGTGCCCTTTCGCCCGCTCAGGCCGGGGGGACAAATCTGGTCAGCCGCCCCGGATCTGCTGGTGGACGGCCTCTTGGGCACGGGCTTTCACGGCCCCCTGCGGCCGGACATGCTGGGCCTGATCCGCGCCGTGAACGACCGCCGGGCCGCCTTCGTGCTGGCCCTGGACATCCCTTCGGGCCTGGACGGCGTTACGGGCGCGCCCCAGCCGGAAGCGGTGCGGGCCACGGCCACCGTCACCTTTGCCGCGGCCAAGCCCGGCCTGGCGCTGCCCCAGGCGCGGCCCTGGACGGGGAAGGTGCACGTCCGCCCCATCGGCATCCCTGCCGTGGTGCGGCAGGCGGCCCCGTGCGCCGCCTATCTGCTGGACGGCCGCTGCCTGGCCCCCCTGGCGGCATTGCCGGCCAACGGCTTTAAAAATTCCTTCGGCCATGTGCTGGTGGCGGGCGGCGCGCCCGGCTACGGCGGCGCGGCCCATCTGGCGGCGCGCGCGGCCCTGCGCGCCGGGGCCGGGCTGGTGACGGCCACGGCCCCGGAAGCGGCCCTGGCGGACATCAAAAACGGCTGGGCCGAAATCATGACCCTGGCCCTCCCCGGGCCGCACGGCTGCTGGCCGGAAACCCTGCCGCCGGCCTTTGCCGCGCTTGCGGCCCGCTGCGCCGCCCTGGTCGTCGGCCCCGGCCTGGGCCGGAGCCCGGACGCGGCGGCCTTTCTGCACGCCCTGCTCAGCCTGCCCGACCGTCCGCCTACGGTACTGGATGCGGACGCCCTGGCCCTGCTGGCCGCGCAGCCGGAGCTGCTCCGCCTGGTGCGCAAGGACGACGCGCTCACCCCCCACCCCGGCGAAGCGGGGCTGCTGCTGGGCCGCCCCGCCGCCGCGGTGCAGAAAGACCGCCGGGCCGCCCTGCGCGACCTCTGCGCCCTCTGCCGGGGCGTGGTGGCACTCAAGGGCGCGGGCACCCTGGTGGGCCAGGCGGGCGCGCCCGTCCTGCTCAGCCCTTACGATGTGCCCCAGCTGGCCGCGGGCGGCTCCGGCGACGTGCTGGCCGGCTGCCTGGGCGGGCTGCTGGCGGCCCACCCCGTGGACGCCGCCTGGGCGGCGCCCTTGCGGCCCACCCAGTTTACAGCGGGCCAGGCCGTGGCCCTGCACGCCCTGGCCGGACGCGAGGCCGCGCAGATCTGGCCCCTGCGCGGCAATGTGGCTTCCGCCACGGCGGATCTGCTGCCGCAGGCCCTGGCCCGTTATGCCGCGCCGCAGCCGCCCACGGGCTCCGCCCTGCCCATGGACAAAGCGGCCCACAGCGCCCCGGACGCGCGGGAGGACGCCCTGGCATGGCCGTGGTAA